From the Desulfatiglans anilini DSM 4660 genome, one window contains:
- a CDS encoding GNAT family N-acetyltransferase codes for MQTKAAEQDPLKGYPHEIILKDGTGVTLRCLRQGDEEALAEMFRHFSADELWFLNDDVTEPAVIRNWIRHLDPVRIVSIVACLEGRIIGNAALMRKRFGAKSHIGKIRIMVDPAFRERRLGTWMLLDLINLGMSTGLKALVIRLVPDRDLAVIDGVKKLDFQEKAVLKDYVLDRSGQAHDLLIMMKYLPSRWNPF; via the coding sequence ATGCAAACCAAGGCTGCGGAGCAGGACCCTCTCAAAGGTTATCCCCACGAGATCATCCTCAAGGACGGGACCGGTGTCACCCTGCGCTGCCTTCGGCAGGGCGACGAGGAAGCCCTCGCGGAGATGTTCCGGCATTTTTCCGCGGATGAACTCTGGTTTTTGAACGACGATGTGACCGAGCCGGCCGTGATCCGGAACTGGATCCGGCACCTCGATCCCGTCCGCATCGTCTCCATCGTGGCGTGTCTCGAAGGGCGGATCATCGGCAATGCCGCCCTGATGCGCAAGCGCTTCGGTGCGAAGAGCCACATCGGGAAGATCCGGATCATGGTGGACCCGGCCTTCCGGGAGCGGCGCCTGGGGACCTGGATGCTCCTCGATCTCATCAACCTCGGGATGTCCACGGGGCTCAAGGCACTGGTCATCCGGCTGGTGCCGGACCGCGACCTGGCGGTGATCGACGGGGTCAAGAAGCTCGATTTCCAGGAAAAGGCGGTCTTGAAGGACTATGTCCTGGACCGTTCGGGGCAGGCTCACGATCTTCTGATCATGATGAAATACCTGCCGTCCCGGTGGAACCCATTCTGA
- the uvrC gene encoding excinuclease ABC subunit UvrC, translated as MTQQETVARDGLDPKRLQEILPDAPGVYLFKDSGGRVIYVGKAKRLRKRVLSYFKPLDELPRKTAHLMERARGLDTLLTATENEAFILEASLIRKHAPRYNIILRDDKRYPSVRLDPRERFARPFIVRKTRKDGAWYFGPFSSANAVRETLRVIDRVFLLRKCRNREVPKRSRPCLNYQMGRCLGPCCLPVDAWEYRRIVERVRLFLEGRSTELVAQLQQEMRQAADALDFEKAARLRDQITAIERTVERQHVVSTRFEDQDVVGLAVRGHLFQMVVLFIRNGVLVGSRPYLIREKEGDRAEVLEAFLKQFYAQESFIPKRILVPEAVGDQEAIENWLSQEASTRVRILRPQRGENLRLVEMAAANAQSVLEARLKQEHEDLVLMVKDALALEGAPHIIEGLDISNFHGHAPVGTIVSFVDGIPHRPGYRSYRIRNVDGIDDYAMMGELVARRMEKTPWPDLFLVDGGKGHLAAVRAVIDRSRGAHPELRPPDSVSIAKPDEARHERYDKLYVPGRKNPIELPGDHPVLLLMMHIRDEAHRRAIGHHQKLLARRMHASILDAVPGVGKARKASLLKRFRDVEALMEASVEELAAVQGISGPLACEIKSFLERLRLESGPSRRDDGPGPEAPGD; from the coding sequence ATGACGCAGCAGGAGACCGTCGCCCGGGACGGGCTTGATCCCAAGCGGCTGCAGGAGATCCTGCCGGATGCACCCGGGGTCTACCTCTTCAAGGATTCCGGCGGGCGCGTCATCTACGTCGGCAAGGCCAAACGTCTCCGCAAGCGCGTCCTCTCCTATTTCAAGCCGCTCGATGAGCTTCCCCGCAAGACCGCCCACCTCATGGAGCGGGCCCGGGGCCTCGACACCCTCCTCACCGCTACGGAGAACGAGGCCTTCATCCTCGAGGCGAGCCTCATCCGCAAACACGCCCCCCGCTACAACATCATCCTGCGCGACGACAAGCGCTACCCGAGCGTGCGCCTGGATCCACGGGAGCGTTTCGCGCGCCCTTTCATCGTCCGGAAGACCCGCAAGGACGGCGCCTGGTACTTCGGGCCGTTCTCTTCCGCGAATGCGGTCAGGGAGACCCTCCGGGTGATCGACCGGGTCTTTCTGCTCCGCAAATGCCGGAACCGTGAGGTGCCGAAACGCTCGAGGCCCTGCCTGAACTACCAGATGGGGCGGTGCCTCGGGCCGTGCTGCCTGCCGGTCGATGCGTGGGAGTACCGCCGGATCGTCGAGCGGGTGCGCCTCTTTCTGGAAGGGCGGAGCACGGAGCTCGTGGCGCAGCTCCAACAGGAGATGCGGCAGGCGGCCGATGCTCTGGACTTCGAGAAGGCGGCGAGGCTTCGCGATCAGATCACCGCCATTGAGCGCACGGTGGAGCGCCAGCATGTGGTCTCGACCCGTTTCGAGGACCAGGATGTCGTCGGCCTCGCCGTGCGGGGGCACCTCTTTCAGATGGTCGTGCTCTTCATCAGGAACGGGGTCCTGGTCGGAAGCCGCCCCTATCTCATCCGCGAAAAGGAGGGCGATCGAGCCGAGGTTCTCGAGGCCTTCCTGAAGCAGTTTTACGCCCAGGAGTCCTTCATCCCGAAGCGGATCCTGGTCCCTGAAGCCGTGGGCGATCAGGAGGCTATCGAGAACTGGCTTTCCCAGGAGGCCTCGACCCGTGTCCGGATTTTGAGGCCGCAGCGCGGCGAAAATCTAAGGCTCGTCGAGATGGCCGCCGCCAATGCGCAGAGCGTCCTCGAGGCCCGCCTGAAGCAGGAGCACGAGGACCTCGTGCTGATGGTGAAGGACGCCCTTGCGCTCGAGGGTGCGCCGCACATCATCGAAGGGCTCGACATCTCGAACTTCCACGGCCACGCGCCGGTCGGGACGATCGTCTCCTTCGTGGACGGGATCCCTCACCGGCCAGGCTACCGGAGCTACCGGATCAGGAACGTCGACGGGATCGACGATTACGCGATGATGGGCGAACTCGTGGCGCGCCGGATGGAAAAGACGCCCTGGCCCGATCTTTTCCTGGTCGACGGCGGCAAGGGGCATCTCGCAGCGGTGCGGGCGGTCATCGACCGCTCACGGGGGGCGCACCCCGAGTTGCGCCCCCCCGATTCCGTTTCGATCGCCAAGCCCGATGAGGCGCGCCACGAGCGGTACGACAAGCTCTATGTCCCCGGGCGGAAGAACCCGATCGAGCTTCCGGGCGATCATCCCGTTCTGCTGCTGATGATGCACATCCGGGACGAGGCGCACCGCCGAGCGATCGGTCACCACCAGAAGCTGCTCGCCCGGCGAATGCACGCGTCGATCCTGGATGCCGTACCCGGGGTCGGCAAGGCGCGCAAAGCGTCGCTGCTCAAACGTTTCCGGGATGTCGAGGCGCTCATGGAGGCGTCGGTCGAGGAGTTGGCGGCCGTGCAGGGCATCTCCGGCCCGCTTGCGTGTGAGATCAAAAGCTTTCTGGAACGGTTGCGGCTCGAGTCCGGCCCCTCCCGTCGCGATGACGGCCCCGGCCCTGAAGCCCCGGGGGATTGA